DNA sequence from the Actinomycetota bacterium genome:
GTCGGCGACGATCAGTCGCGGTTCGAGCGCCAACGCGCCGGCGATGACCACGCGCTGACGCTGACCGCCGGAGAGCTCGTGGGGGAACGACAGGAAGAACCGTTCGGGCGGGCGCAGCCCCGCTCGCGACAATGCCTGCGCGACGAGCTTCTCCTCGTCGCCCGGAACCTTGTGGATGCGGAGCCCCTCGGCGACCGACTCGTAGATCGTCTGTCGCGGGTTCAGCGCCCCCATCGGGTCCTGGTAGACCATCTGGACGGTCCGCCGGTAGGCGCGAAGGTCGCCAATCGGTCGTCCCTCGTAGACGATCTCGCCCGAGTCGGGACGAACGAACCCCATGATGGCGCGCGCGAGCGTCGTCTTCCCGCATCCGGACTCGCCGGCCAACGCGACGATCTCTCCCGGCGCGACGTCCAGGCTCACTCCGTCGACGGCGCGAGCTCGAACTCGCTCCTTGCCCGCCTTGCCGGCGAGCAGCCCCACCCGACCGGAGAACGAGACGCGCAGATCGCGAACCGACAGCAGCGGCGAGACGGCGTCGGTCGGCCCTTGTCGCGTGTCGGCAGCTGTTCTCATGGCTTGGCCGCCAATGCCTGCGCGTGCTCGAGCGCGCCTTCGACCAGCAGACACGCCGAACGCCGTCCCTCGCCCGACGGGTACAGGTCCGGCCCGATCGTGTCGCACGGCTCGAACCGCTCCGGACACCTCGGATGGAAGCTGCACCCCGACGGGATGGCGCGCGGGTCGGGCGGATCGCCGCCGAGCCCGGTCGGCGCCTGCACGAATCGCTCGTCGCCGATCTTGGGGAACGCGGCCGCCAGCGCGCGCGTGTAGGGATGGCTCGGCTTGTCGAACACTGCCCGCGCCGGTCCCTCCTCAACGATCTTCCCCGCGTACATCACGGCGAGCCGGTCGCTCACCTCCGTGAGCACCGACAGGTCGTGCGTGATGAACAGCATGGCCAGGCCCATATCTCGCTGAAGGTTCCTCAGCAGCTTGAGCACCTGCGCCTGCACCATCACGTCCAGCGCGGTGGTCGGCTCGTCCGCGACGATGAGGTTCGGCCCGCACGCGAGCGCCATGGCGATCATCACGCGCTGCCGCTGACCGCCCGAGAACTCGTGGGGGTAATCGCGCGACCGGCGGGCCGGAAGCCCGACTCGCTCCATCAGCTCGCCGACGCGAACGGCGGCTCCCCGCCGGCCCGCCAGATCGTGGGCCATGATCGCCTCGGCGATCTGGTCCTCCACGCGGATCACCGGGTCGAGCGCGTGCATCGCGCCCTGGAAGACGATCGCCGCCTGCGTCCATCGGGCCATGCGCAGCTCGCGCTGGCGCATCGACAGGACGTCCTGTCCATTGAGGGAGACGCGCCCGCGGATCTCCGTCTCCTTCGGGAGCAGCCGTAATAGGCCCTGGCCGATGGTCGACTTCCCGCACCCGGACTCGCCGGCGAGCCCGAGCACCTCGCCGCGTTCGACGTCGAAGTCCACCCCCCGGACGGCCGGCACCGGGCCGGACTCCGGGTGGTACGTGATCTCCAGGTCACGAACCGACAGCAGCGTCATCCTGGCTATCGCCGCGTGAGGCGGGGATTGAGGATCTCGTCGAGCGCGTACCCGCACATGGTGAAGCCCAGTACGACGAGCACGATGCACACGCCCGGCGCGCCGAGCCACCACCATGCGCCGAGGGTCGCCGCTCCGGCGTCGAAGGCGAGCTCCAGGATCGCCCCCCACGAGACGCGCAGCGGATCGCCGAGGCCGAGGAACGACAGCGTCGTCTCGGAAAGGATCGACAGGGCCACGGTGAGAATCGTGTTCGCGAAGATCACGGGGAACACGTTCGGCAACACGTGACGGAGGACGAGCTGCGTGTGGCCCGCGCCGAGCCCTCGGGCGCGCTCGACGAACGGCCGCTCCTTCACCGACAACACCTGACTCCGGACGAGCCGCGCCGTTCCCGCCCACGACGTCAGCCCGATCACCATCACGATGATGAACAGCGACTGCCCGAAGATCGAGGCGAGCGTGATGGCGAGCGCGAGCCACGGGATCACCAGGAACCAGTCGGTGAACCGCATCAGCACGCGGTCCCACCACCCGCCGCGGTAGCCGGCCAAGATCCCCAGCCCCGACCCGACGAACATCGACACGATCGTCGCCGCGAGACCGACGAGCAGCGAGATCCGCGACCCCCAGATCGTGAGCGTGAGCACGGACCGGCCGAGGTCATCGGTGCCGAGCGGGTACTTCCAGCTCGGGCCCGCCAGGATCGGCCCGCTCACCTTGGTGGGATCGAGCCCGTCGCTGTCGGCGATCACCGGCGCCAGCAGCGCTACGAGCGTGAAGAACACCAGGATGATCAGTCCCGCCATCCCCATCTTGCTCTTGCGGAACGTCCGCCATAGCCGCCGCAACGACGCCCGCCGGCGCGCTCGCGCGATCTCACGCGGCGTGCGAGGGATCGGTTCGCCCTGGCCCTCGATCGCCGCGCGTTTCGGGTCGCCCGATCTCGGCTCCGTCGTCGTCGCCATCTACGCCTCACGGACCCGCGGGTCGAGGTACGAGTACAGGATGTCGGCGATCAGGTTGGCCACGATCACCGCGGCGCTGAAGAACAGGAACATCCCCTGCAGGAGCGCGTAGTCCTGCGCCTCCAGCGCCTCGAACGTGAGCAGCCCGAGCCCCGGATAGGAAAAGACGAGCTCGACGGTGATCGCGCCGCCGATCACGAACCCGAACGACAGCGCGAGGAGCGTCACCGTCGGAAGCAGTGCGTTCCGCACGGCATGCCGCCACAGCACCTGGCTCTCCCGGATGCCCTTCGCACGCGCCGCGGTGATGTAGTCCTCGCCGAGCACGTCGAGCAGCGACGAGCGCATCAGCAGGTAGTACTCGCCGATGTAGGCGAGCGTGAGCGTGATCGTCGGCAGGAACATGTGGTTCAGGATGTCGACGACCTTGTCGAGTCCGGTGATCCCTGCCTGCGTCGACTTGTACCCACCCTGCGGGAACCACCCGAGCGTCGTCGCGAACAGGACGAGCAGCATCATGCCGAGCCAGAACTCTGGCATCGAGTACAGAACGAGCGAGATGCCCATCGAAGCGAGGTCGCTCTTGCTCCCGCGGTTCCACCCGCCACGAACACCGAGGAACAGACCGATCACCGTCATCAGCACGGTCGCCACGCCGACGAGCAGGATCGTCGGCCACATGAACCTGCCGAAGATCGTCGTGACCGGCTCGCCGAAGATGAAGGAGTCGCCGAAGTTCCCACGGAGCGTGTCGCCGAGGTAGTCCCAGAACTGCGCGAATAGCGGCTTGTTCAGGCCGAGGTCCGCGATGAGCTCGCGGATCGCACCACGCGACAGCTCGAGCCCCTGAGCCCGGGCGAGGAGCCTGACCGGGTCGCCCGGCATGACGCGGAACAGGAAGAAGTTGAAGGCGACGACGAACGCGA
Encoded proteins:
- a CDS encoding ABC transporter ATP-binding protein, with product MTLLSVRDLEITYHPESGPVPAVRGVDFDVERGEVLGLAGESGCGKSTIGQGLLRLLPKETEIRGRVSLNGQDVLSMRQRELRMARWTQAAIVFQGAMHALDPVIRVEDQIAEAIMAHDLAGRRGAAVRVGELMERVGLPARRSRDYPHEFSGGQRQRVMIAMALACGPNLIVADEPTTALDVMVQAQVLKLLRNLQRDMGLAMLFITHDLSVLTEVSDRLAVMYAGKIVEEGPARAVFDKPSHPYTRALAAAFPKIGDERFVQAPTGLGGDPPDPRAIPSGCSFHPRCPERFEPCDTIGPDLYPSGEGRRSACLLVEGALEHAQALAAKP
- a CDS encoding ABC transporter permease → MQGRRYVLSKIGQALATLAFVVAFNFFLFRVMPGDPVRLLARAQGLELSRGAIRELIADLGLNKPLFAQFWDYLGDTLRGNFGDSFIFGEPVTTIFGRFMWPTILLVGVATVLMTVIGLFLGVRGGWNRGSKSDLASMGISLVLYSMPEFWLGMMLLVLFATTLGWFPQGGYKSTQAGITGLDKVVDILNHMFLPTITLTLAYIGEYYLLMRSSLLDVLGEDYITAARAKGIRESQVLWRHAVRNALLPTVTLLALSFGFVIGGAITVELVFSYPGLGLLTFEALEAQDYALLQGMFLFFSAAVIVANLIADILYSYLDPRVREA
- a CDS encoding ABC transporter ATP-binding protein, which encodes MRTAADTRQGPTDAVSPLLSVRDLRVSFSGRVGLLAGKAGKERVRARAVDGVSLDVAPGEIVALAGESGCGKTTLARAIMGFVRPDSGEIVYEGRPIGDLRAYRRTVQMVYQDPMGALNPRQTIYESVAEGLRIHKVPGDEEKLVAQALSRAGLRPPERFFLSFPHELSGGQRQRVVIAGALALEPRLIVADEPVSNLDASIRGEILQLLLRLRKESGMSILVVTHDLGLAWTVADRVAVMYLGRIVELGPTRRVLTEPLHPYTRALLAVVPEAGGIDRPALPGEPPDPRRIPPGCRFHPRCPALASGESKAAGVDEKCVGEDLGLMELEAEHSAACHLTARQVLGV
- a CDS encoding ABC transporter permease — encoded protein: MATTTEPRSGDPKRAAIEGQGEPIPRTPREIARARRRASLRRLWRTFRKSKMGMAGLIILVFFTLVALLAPVIADSDGLDPTKVSGPILAGPSWKYPLGTDDLGRSVLTLTIWGSRISLLVGLAATIVSMFVGSGLGILAGYRGGWWDRVLMRFTDWFLVIPWLALAITLASIFGQSLFIIVMVIGLTSWAGTARLVRSQVLSVKERPFVERARGLGAGHTQLVLRHVLPNVFPVIFANTILTVALSILSETTLSFLGLGDPLRVSWGAILELAFDAGAATLGAWWWLGAPGVCIVLVVLGFTMCGYALDEILNPRLTRR